The Janthinobacterium lividum genome has a window encoding:
- a CDS encoding methyl-accepting chemotaxis protein, with translation MSIKRKIWALPVVSAVIFGLGLAVSAYLSTATLNSIHATESADYPVLDMAKSLTLDVAAVGDALRDAVSEGDKERIGQVGGQAVKLRAKLDAFAAIPGQREQGQRLAKEFDAYYAPALSAARIMLEMEEGDPQATVARMQGALAVLNTDLAKTNEQAQLQFKQGIERSAANVRNALNTSIAVALAVIVCLVAVSHFVVRAIWQQLGGEPEYARQIARAVADGDLSMEISTETGDQASLLAALKDMRAKLSGMVSDIKASAETIQVASAEIAQGNADLAARTESQAGSLDQTARSMDSLTSTVRDNAANAGQAHELVLSASSVAVKGGQVVSQVVTTMGEINDSSRRIVDIIGVIDGIAFQTNILALNAAVEAARAGEQGRGFAVVASEVRNLAQRSAAAAREIKQLIGDSVAKVNVGSKLVDEAGLTMGQIVDSVKKVADIMAEISTASQAQSAGIGDIGVAIGSMDQMTQQNSALVEEASAAAESLQEQAVQLGMALAVFKLAQGGVPAIATAPAARRLALARAA, from the coding sequence ATGAGCATCAAACGCAAGATATGGGCGCTGCCCGTCGTCTCGGCCGTGATTTTCGGGCTGGGGCTGGCCGTCAGCGCCTATCTGTCCACGGCCACGCTCAATTCCATCCACGCCACCGAAAGCGCCGACTATCCCGTGCTCGACATGGCCAAGTCGCTGACCCTGGACGTGGCCGCCGTCGGCGACGCGCTGCGCGATGCCGTCAGCGAAGGCGACAAGGAGCGTATCGGGCAAGTCGGCGGCCAGGCAGTCAAGCTGCGCGCCAAGCTGGATGCCTTTGCGGCGATTCCCGGCCAGCGCGAGCAGGGCCAGCGTCTGGCCAAAGAATTCGATGCCTACTATGCGCCGGCGCTGAGCGCGGCGCGCATCATGCTGGAAATGGAAGAGGGCGACCCGCAAGCGACCGTGGCGCGCATGCAGGGCGCGCTGGCAGTGCTCAACACGGACCTGGCAAAGACCAACGAACAGGCGCAATTGCAATTCAAGCAGGGTATCGAACGCAGCGCGGCCAATGTGCGCAATGCGCTCAATACCAGCATCGCCGTGGCGCTGGCCGTCATCGTCTGCCTGGTGGCCGTGTCCCACTTCGTCGTGCGCGCCATCTGGCAGCAACTGGGCGGCGAACCCGAATATGCGCGCCAGATCGCGCGCGCCGTGGCCGATGGCGACCTTTCGATGGAGATATCCACCGAGACCGGCGACCAGGCCAGCCTGCTGGCGGCGCTGAAGGACATGCGGGCCAAGCTCAGTGGCATGGTCTCCGACATCAAGGCGTCGGCTGAAACCATCCAGGTGGCCAGCGCTGAAATCGCGCAGGGCAATGCGGACCTGGCCGCGCGCACGGAATCGCAGGCGGGCAGCCTGGATCAGACGGCGCGCAGCATGGACAGCCTGACCTCCACCGTGCGCGACAACGCCGCCAATGCAGGGCAGGCGCATGAACTGGTGCTGTCGGCATCCTCGGTTGCCGTGAAGGGTGGGCAGGTGGTCAGCCAGGTGGTCACCACCATGGGCGAGATCAACGATTCATCCAGACGCATCGTCGACATCATCGGCGTTATCGACGGCATCGCCTTCCAGACGAACATCCTGGCCTTGAATGCGGCCGTGGAAGCGGCGCGCGCGGGCGAACAGGGACGCGGCTTTGCCGTGGTTGCATCCGAAGTGCGCAACCTGGCGCAGCGCAGCGCGGCAGCGGCGCGCGAAATCAAGCAATTGATCGGTGATTCGGTGGCCAAGGTCAACGTGGGTTCGAAGCTGGTCGACGAGGCGGGGCTGACCATGGGCCAGATCGTCGATTCCGTGAAAAAGGTGGCCGACATCATGGCCGAAATCAGCACCGCCAGCCAGGCGCAAAGCGCCGGCATCGGCGATATCGGCGTGGCCATCGGCAGCATGGACCAGATGACGCAGCAAAATTCCGCACTGGTGGAAGAGGCGTCGGCGGCGGCGGAATCGCTGCAGGAACAGGCCGTGCAGCTGGGCATGGCGCTGGCCGTGTTCAAGCTGGCGCAGGGCGGCGTGCCGGCGATTGCCACCGCACCGGCGGCACGGCGGCTGGCATTGGCGCGGGCGGCTTAG
- a CDS encoding Xaa-Pro peptidase family protein: MSIGGISIEQALASLADMTGGMVAIGKDEHAQRIAKAQAFMREQGIAAIYLNAGANLTYFTGTKWYASERMVGAILPASGDIEYIAPAFEESTLTGFMLIEGNVNCWEEHESPYQLFVDVLARMGVVQDAHQPPRVGICESAAFFIYDGIRPLAPGYALENARTVTAYCRSRKSQAEIALMQRVMDMTLAVHVATASMLYEGITTVEVEEFIQRAHRKVGAPRSYFCIVLFGEATAYPHGVNYVQTLKAGDTVLIDTGCQVMNYISDITRTYVFGTISARQRSVWNSEKAAQAAAFAAAQLGVPCGDVDRAARVSLEANGFGPGYKLPGLPHRTGHGIGLDIHEWPYLVGNDTTPLDVGMCFSNEPMICIPGEFGIRHEDHFYMTENGPRWFTEPAHSIDDPFGLQA, translated from the coding sequence ATGAGCATAGGTGGCATTTCCATCGAACAGGCATTGGCATCGTTGGCGGACATGACGGGCGGCATGGTCGCCATCGGCAAGGACGAACATGCGCAACGCATCGCCAAGGCGCAAGCCTTCATGCGCGAGCAGGGCATCGCCGCGATCTACCTGAACGCGGGCGCCAACCTTACCTATTTCACAGGCACCAAATGGTATGCCAGCGAACGCATGGTGGGCGCCATCCTGCCGGCCAGCGGCGACATCGAATACATCGCTCCCGCCTTCGAGGAAAGCACCTTGACGGGCTTCATGCTCATCGAGGGCAATGTCAATTGTTGGGAAGAGCATGAAAGCCCGTACCAGCTGTTCGTCGACGTTCTGGCACGCATGGGCGTGGTACAGGACGCGCACCAGCCGCCGCGCGTGGGCATCTGCGAAAGCGCCGCTTTCTTCATCTACGACGGCATCCGGCCGCTGGCCCCCGGCTATGCGCTGGAAAACGCGCGCACCGTCACGGCGTATTGCCGCAGCCGCAAGTCACAGGCGGAAATCGCCCTGATGCAGCGCGTGATGGACATGACCCTGGCCGTGCACGTGGCCACGGCCAGCATGCTGTACGAAGGCATCACGACGGTGGAAGTGGAAGAATTTATCCAGCGCGCACACCGCAAGGTGGGAGCGCCCCGCTCGTATTTCTGCATCGTGCTGTTCGGCGAAGCGACGGCCTACCCGCATGGCGTGAACTATGTGCAGACCTTGAAAGCGGGCGACACGGTGCTGATCGACACGGGCTGCCAGGTGATGAACTACATCTCCGACATCACGCGCACCTATGTGTTTGGTACGATCAGCGCGCGCCAGCGCAGCGTGTGGAACAGCGAAAAAGCCGCGCAGGCCGCCGCATTCGCCGCCGCACAGTTGGGCGTGCCCTGCGGCGACGTGGACCGCGCCGCGCGCGTCTCGCTGGAGGCAAATGGCTTCGGCCCAGGCTACAAGCTGCCTGGCCTGCCGCACCGCACGGGCCACGGCATCGGCCTCGATATCCACGAGTGGCCTTACCTGGTAGGCAATGACACGACGCCGCTCGACGTGGGCATGTGCTTCTCGAACGAGCCGATGATCTGCATTCCCGGCGAATTCGGCATCCGCCACGAAGACCATTTCTACATGACGGAAAACGGTCCGCGCTGGTTCACCGAGCCAGCGCACAGCATCGACGATCCGTTCGGGCTGCAGGCCTAA
- a CDS encoding type II secretion system protein: protein MSSSSFRRRARGFAYIWTLMLVAFMGVGLVLASELHATATRRDKERELLFIGHEFRNALGRYYDSTPGDGRPRYPLTLQELLRDPRFANARRHLRRLYADPVTGKAEWGLLRQDGRIVGIHSLSPEIPIKQDNFLDEDASLRRKQRYADWQFTYPHDLVLAPPDAAGSAPGLKPKGAN, encoded by the coding sequence TTGAGCAGCTCTAGTTTCCGGCGCCGCGCACGGGGCTTCGCGTATATCTGGACCCTGATGCTGGTGGCCTTCATGGGCGTGGGCCTGGTGCTGGCCAGCGAATTGCATGCCACGGCCACGCGGCGCGACAAGGAGCGCGAGCTGCTGTTCATCGGCCATGAATTCCGCAATGCGCTGGGCCGTTACTACGACAGCACGCCGGGCGACGGGCGGCCCCGCTATCCCTTGACCTTGCAGGAATTGCTGCGCGACCCGCGCTTTGCCAACGCCCGGCGGCATCTACGCCGCCTGTATGCGGACCCCGTCACGGGCAAGGCGGAATGGGGCCTGCTGCGGCAGGACGGACGCATCGTCGGCATCCATTCGCTGTCGCCGGAGATCCCCATCAAACAGGACAATTTTCTCGACGAAGACGCCAGCCTGCGCCGCAAGCAGCGCTACGCGGACTGGCAATTCACCTATCCGCACGACCTGGTATTGGCCCCGCCCGATGCCGCTGGCAGCGCGCCTGGACTCAAGCCGAAAGGCGCAAACTGA
- a CDS encoding type II secretion system protein yields MHSTSPRRGFTLVELLVVLAIISLLLTIAIPRYFGSVEKSKEVALKENLQVLRSGLDKYYADKGEYPAALADLVTHHYFRSVPLDPVTESATTWQLIPSPNGEIGGVADVRSGAKGKTREGIPFEQL; encoded by the coding sequence ATGCATTCAACTTCCCCGCGCCGCGGCTTTACACTGGTCGAACTGCTGGTGGTGCTGGCGATCATCTCGCTGCTGCTGACGATCGCCATTCCCCGCTATTTCGGCTCGGTGGAAAAATCCAAGGAAGTCGCGCTGAAGGAAAACCTGCAGGTGCTCAGGAGCGGCCTGGATAAGTACTATGCCGACAAGGGCGAGTATCCGGCCGCGCTGGCCGACCTGGTGACCCACCATTACTTCCGCAGCGTGCCGCTGGACCCCGTCACGGAGTCCGCCACCACCTGGCAGCTGATCCCTTCGCCCAATGGCGAGATCGGTGGCGTGGCCGACGTGCGCAGCGGGGCCAAGGGCAAGACGCGCGAGGGCATCCCCTTTGAGCAGCTCTAG
- a CDS encoding type II secretion system protein — MKQQGFTFIELMITLAIMATLATVAVPMAQVALQRAKEQQLRNALIEIREAIDAYKRASDNGRIKLSLGASGYPKKLDELVEGVPDQRSPSKQNIYFLRRLPRDPFQPREEGSAADSWSKRAYASPPDNPSEGEDVFDVASHSTKVGLNGVPLKEW, encoded by the coding sequence GTGAAGCAGCAGGGATTTACTTTCATCGAGCTGATGATCACCCTGGCCATCATGGCGACCCTGGCCACGGTGGCCGTGCCGATGGCGCAGGTAGCCTTGCAACGGGCGAAGGAACAGCAATTGCGCAACGCCCTGATCGAGATCCGGGAAGCCATCGATGCCTACAAGCGCGCCTCGGACAATGGCCGCATCAAGCTGTCGCTGGGCGCATCCGGCTATCCGAAAAAACTCGATGAACTGGTCGAGGGCGTGCCCGACCAGCGCAGTCCCTCGAAGCAGAACATCTATTTTTTGCGCCGCCTGCCGCGCGACCCGTTCCAGCCCAGGGAAGAAGGCAGCGCGGCCGATAGCTGGAGCAAGCGCGCCTATGCCTCGCCACCCGACAATCCCAGCGAAGGCGAAGACGTATTCGACGTCGCCTCGCACTCGACCAAGGTGGGCCTGAACGGCGTGCCGCTCAAGGAATGGTGA
- a CDS encoding secretin and TonB N-terminal domain-containing protein — protein MSRTLLTLLPMLSLLAACAGNQAYNDGQAMLGAGRTEQGLALLEQAAQAEPTNAKYRIAVTNGRMRALNNLNGRAEALRQQGKLTEAQALYQQALALDASNDVAQRGLAGVAQDERHRKLVQEAQASYQRGGEANIAQAQEALRQVLQERPAQREALALKSRIGEAQSKSLPAGGKLAAAYRKPVTLEFRDAPLRSVFDFISKVSGLNFVFDKEVDPALRATISVRDTSIEEAIAMLLGANQLEQSVTSDKSITIYPNTPQKVKDYQQLVVRTFFLANADVKTVAFSIKTLLKAKDVVTDERLGIIMLRDTPEMVRMAERIINVQDLADPEVMLEVEVLEVKRTRLMELGVRWPDQASLTLAGVGSGLGGLKVADLHRINGDNINLGIGGVTLNANKTDSDSNILANPRIRVRNKEKAKILIGDRVPVITVTTNNGVSSDSVNYIDVGLKLDVEPNVYLDDEVAIKINLEVSNVVKEVISKTGTQAYQIGTRSASTVLRLKDGETQVLAGLISDEDRGTANKVPGVGELPVLNRLFGSQKDDAMRSEIVLSITPRLLRSIRRPDLMTAEFNSGTEASVGGRASVGGSPEAIATPEQAAPRSGSPMTGGDEAPAAGEKATVKGGQ, from the coding sequence ATGTCTCGTACTCTCCTCACCCTGCTCCCGATGCTGTCCCTGCTGGCCGCCTGCGCCGGCAACCAGGCCTACAACGATGGCCAGGCCATGCTGGGCGCCGGCCGCACGGAACAGGGCCTGGCCCTGCTGGAACAGGCGGCGCAAGCCGAGCCGACCAACGCCAAGTACCGCATCGCCGTCACGAATGGCAGGATGCGCGCGCTGAACAACCTGAATGGCCGCGCCGAAGCGTTGCGCCAGCAGGGCAAGCTGACCGAGGCGCAAGCGCTGTACCAGCAGGCGCTGGCGCTGGACGCCAGCAACGACGTGGCGCAACGGGGCCTGGCCGGCGTGGCGCAGGATGAACGGCACCGCAAGCTGGTGCAGGAAGCGCAGGCCAGCTACCAGCGCGGCGGCGAAGCGAATATCGCGCAGGCGCAGGAAGCCTTGCGCCAGGTGCTGCAGGAGCGCCCCGCGCAGCGCGAAGCGCTGGCCCTGAAAAGCCGCATCGGCGAGGCGCAGTCGAAAAGCCTGCCCGCCGGCGGCAAGCTGGCCGCCGCCTACAGGAAACCAGTCACCCTCGAGTTTCGCGACGCGCCGCTGCGCTCCGTGTTTGACTTCATCAGCAAGGTGTCGGGACTGAACTTCGTCTTCGACAAGGAAGTCGACCCCGCCCTGCGCGCCACCATTTCCGTGCGCGACACCAGCATCGAAGAGGCGATTGCCATGCTGTTGGGCGCCAACCAGCTGGAGCAAAGCGTCACCAGCGACAAGTCGATCACGATCTACCCGAACACGCCGCAAAAGGTGAAGGATTACCAGCAGCTCGTGGTGCGCACCTTCTTTCTCGCCAATGCGGACGTCAAGACAGTGGCGTTCTCCATCAAGACCCTGCTCAAGGCCAAGGACGTCGTCACCGATGAACGCCTGGGCATCATCATGCTGCGCGATACGCCGGAAATGGTGCGCATGGCCGAGCGCATCATCAACGTGCAGGATCTGGCCGACCCGGAAGTGATGCTGGAAGTGGAAGTGCTGGAAGTCAAGCGCACGCGCCTGATGGAACTGGGCGTGCGCTGGCCCGACCAGGCCAGCCTGACCTTGGCCGGCGTCGGCAGCGGCTTGGGCGGCCTGAAGGTGGCGGACCTGCACCGCATCAATGGCGACAATATCAACCTGGGCATCGGCGGCGTCACCCTGAACGCCAACAAGACGGACAGCGACAGCAATATCCTGGCCAACCCGCGCATCCGCGTGCGCAACAAGGAAAAGGCCAAAATCCTCATCGGCGATCGCGTGCCCGTCATTACCGTCACGACGAATAACGGCGTCAGTTCCGACAGCGTCAACTACATCGACGTGGGCTTGAAGCTCGACGTCGAGCCGAACGTCTACCTGGACGACGAGGTGGCCATCAAGATCAACCTGGAAGTGTCGAACGTCGTCAAGGAAGTGATCAGCAAGACGGGCACGCAGGCATACCAGATCGGCACGCGTAGCGCTTCCACCGTGCTGCGATTGAAGGATGGCGAGACGCAGGTGCTGGCAGGCTTGATCAGCGACGAAGACCGGGGCACGGCCAACAAGGTGCCCGGCGTGGGCGAACTGCCCGTGCTGAACCGCCTGTTCGGCAGCCAGAAGGACGACGCCATGCGCAGCGAGATCGTGCTGTCGATCACGCCGCGCCTGCTGCGCAGCATCCGCCGCCCGGACCTGATGACGGCCGAATTCAACTCGGGCACCGAGGCATCCGTGGGCGGCCGCGCCAGCGTCGGCGGCAGCCCTGAGGCTATCGCCACGCCCGAGCAAGCCGCCCCGCGCAGCGGCTCGCCCATGACGGGCGGCGACGAGGCGCCGGCGGCAGGCGAGAAGGCCACTGTCAAGGGTGGCCAGTGA
- a CDS encoding GspE/PulE family protein, producing the protein MNARDEERTVLDAAMLRRAHASALEQGRPQMAVLQETAALPPEVFLRQLAALFRYPAWTMAELQAALPAFALLPYTDCAQRDCVLLQPGAPGAPPVLVIGNPFAEDLLQWADFALSTPFTVALAHPDDLAAYLLQQESVQQAMQEMQHQDDDSDVPGLDQSIEDISLIRISEDSSPVVKLVNSTIYDALKFQASDIHLECDVASLVIKYRVDGVLVQAGQVQGLAMAEQIISRIKVMADLDIAERRIPQDGRFKVRVKGAEIDFRVSIMPNIFGEDAVLRLLDRRALTEAAQALRLESLGLNEDAIEQIRRLAAKPHGMLLVTGPTGSGKTTTLYASITEINTGRDKIVTIEDPVEYRLPRVLQIPVNEKKGLTFARGLRSILRHDPDKIMIGEIRDDETAQIAVQAALTGHLVFTTVHANNVFDVVGRFLHMGVDAYSFAAALNGIVAQRLLRLNCAHCAVDASAEVLADAQQLRDSGLALHQVQDWQFMAGKGCGHCRGTGYKGRKAVAEVLMLSDAMREMICTRAPLSQMKEEAARNGFRLAREAGLDLVRRGETTLAELNRVTY; encoded by the coding sequence ATGAACGCGCGCGACGAAGAACGTACCGTCCTCGATGCGGCCATGCTGCGCCGGGCCCACGCCAGCGCGCTGGAACAGGGTCGCCCGCAGATGGCCGTGCTGCAGGAAACGGCGGCCCTGCCGCCCGAAGTCTTTTTGCGCCAGCTTGCCGCCCTGTTCCGCTACCCGGCATGGACGATGGCCGAGCTGCAGGCCGCCTTGCCCGCCTTTGCCCTGCTGCCCTACACCGATTGCGCCCAGCGCGACTGCGTGCTGCTGCAACCGGGCGCCCCCGGCGCGCCGCCCGTGCTCGTCATCGGCAACCCGTTTGCCGAAGACCTGCTGCAATGGGCCGACTTTGCCCTGTCCACGCCCTTCACGGTGGCGCTGGCGCACCCGGACGACCTGGCCGCCTATTTGCTGCAGCAGGAAAGCGTGCAGCAGGCGATGCAGGAAATGCAGCATCAGGATGATGACAGTGACGTGCCGGGACTGGACCAGAGCATCGAGGACATTTCCCTGATCCGCATCAGCGAGGACAGCAGCCCGGTAGTCAAACTGGTGAACTCCACCATCTACGACGCCCTGAAATTCCAGGCCAGCGACATCCACCTCGAATGCGACGTGGCCAGCCTGGTCATCAAGTACCGCGTCGACGGCGTGCTGGTGCAGGCGGGCCAGGTGCAGGGATTGGCGATGGCCGAGCAAATCATCTCGCGCATCAAGGTCATGGCCGACCTGGACATCGCCGAGCGCCGCATCCCGCAGGATGGCCGCTTCAAGGTGCGCGTCAAAGGGGCGGAAATCGACTTTCGCGTCTCCATCATGCCCAATATCTTTGGCGAGGACGCCGTGCTACGCCTGCTGGACCGGCGCGCGCTGACGGAGGCGGCGCAGGCGCTGCGCCTGGAAAGCCTGGGCCTGAACGAGGACGCCATCGAGCAGATCCGCCGTCTGGCCGCCAAGCCGCACGGCATGCTGCTGGTGACAGGGCCCACCGGTTCCGGCAAGACCACCACGCTGTACGCGTCCATCACGGAAATCAATACGGGACGCGACAAGATCGTCACCATCGAAGACCCCGTCGAATACCGCTTGCCGCGCGTGCTGCAGATCCCCGTCAACGAAAAGAAGGGACTGACGTTCGCGCGCGGCCTGCGCTCCATCCTGCGCCACGATCCCGACAAGATCATGATCGGCGAAATCCGCGACGACGAGACGGCGCAGATCGCCGTGCAGGCCGCGCTCACGGGCCACCTGGTGTTTACCACCGTACACGCGAACAACGTCTTTGATGTCGTCGGCCGCTTCCTGCACATGGGCGTCGATGCCTACAGCTTTGCGGCGGCCCTGAACGGCATCGTGGCGCAGCGCCTGCTGCGCCTCAATTGCGCCCATTGCGCCGTCGACGCCAGCGCCGAGGTGCTGGCCGATGCGCAGCAGCTGCGCGATAGCGGCCTGGCCCTGCACCAGGTACAGGACTGGCAATTCATGGCCGGCAAGGGTTGCGGCCACTGCCGCGGCACCGGCTACAAGGGCCGCAAGGCCGTCGCCGAGGTCCTGATGCTCAGCGACGCCATGCGCGAAATGATCTGCACGCGTGCGCCCCTGAGCCAGATGAAGGAAGAGGCCGCGCGCAACGGTTTTCGCCTGGCGCGCGAAGCGGGCCTGGACCTGGTGCGGCGTGGCGAAACCACTTTAGCGGAGCTCAATCGTGTCACTTATTGA
- a CDS encoding type II secretion system F family protein, whose translation MQFHLQVQGPAGSQALAIDAASEAEAIRAAVRGGWRVLAVDDGAAQEVGAVLRPGKQGLPLLQFSQELLALLEAGLNLGEAMATLHNKETRPGAKATLAAIVLTLQQGQSFSDTLAGFPDIFPDIYIATVHAAERSGNLPEALARFVGYQLQFDAIRKKLISAAIYPCMLLVVGGLVTLFLLGYVVPKFSVVYESSGREIPWMSQMLLGFGQTLAAHPLLCASALAAVVAAVVFGIANAGARQAMVLRLLRLPVLAGKAAEFRLARFYRALSLLLHAGIPLHKALAMVAPMLLPAQQEQLAQARRAVQEGMPFSTALEHASMATPVAQSLLKVGENTGRLGDMLERSAKFHDEEFARWVDWASRLLEPLLMTIIGVVIGGVVVLMYMPIFELAGSLS comes from the coding sequence ATGCAGTTCCACCTCCAGGTGCAGGGCCCGGCGGGCAGCCAGGCGCTGGCCATCGACGCCGCCAGCGAGGCCGAGGCAATCCGCGCGGCCGTGCGCGGCGGCTGGCGCGTGCTAGCCGTCGACGATGGCGCTGCGCAGGAGGTGGGCGCCGTGCTGCGTCCCGGCAAGCAAGGCCTGCCCCTGCTGCAATTCAGCCAGGAGCTGCTGGCCCTGCTCGAAGCGGGCCTGAACCTGGGCGAGGCCATGGCCACCCTGCACAACAAGGAAACGCGCCCCGGCGCCAAGGCCACCCTGGCCGCCATCGTGCTCACCCTGCAGCAGGGGCAGAGCTTTTCCGACACCCTGGCCGGTTTCCCAGACATCTTCCCCGACATTTACATCGCCACCGTGCATGCGGCCGAACGCTCGGGCAACCTGCCCGAGGCGCTGGCGCGCTTCGTCGGCTACCAGCTGCAGTTCGACGCCATCCGCAAAAAGCTCATTTCCGCCGCCATCTACCCGTGCATGCTGCTCGTCGTCGGCGGCCTGGTGACCCTGTTCCTGCTCGGCTACGTGGTGCCGAAGTTCAGCGTCGTCTACGAAAGCTCGGGCCGCGAGATTCCCTGGATGTCGCAAATGCTGCTCGGTTTTGGCCAGACCCTGGCCGCGCATCCGCTGCTGTGCGCCAGCGCGCTGGCCGCCGTGGTGGCCGCCGTGGTCTTTGGCATCGCCAATGCCGGCGCGCGCCAGGCCATGGTCTTGCGCCTGCTGCGCCTGCCCGTGCTGGCCGGGAAGGCGGCGGAGTTCCGCCTGGCCCGCTTCTACCGCGCACTGAGCCTGCTGCTGCACGCGGGCATCCCCCTGCACAAGGCGCTGGCCATGGTGGCCCCCATGCTGCTGCCGGCGCAACAGGAACAGTTGGCGCAGGCGCGCCGCGCGGTGCAGGAAGGCATGCCGTTTTCCACCGCGCTGGAACACGCCAGCATGGCCACGCCGGTGGCGCAATCGCTGCTGAAAGTGGGCGAAAACACAGGCCGCCTGGGCGACATGCTGGAACGCTCGGCCAAGTTCCACGACGAGGAATTCGCCCGCTGGGTGGACTGGGCCTCGCGCCTGCTCGAGCCGCTCCTGATGACCATCATCGGCGTGGTGATCGGCGGCGTGGTGGTGCTGATGTACATGCCGATCTTTGAACTGGCCGGGAGCTTATCTTGA